From the genome of Chania multitudinisentens RB-25, one region includes:
- a CDS encoding N-acetylmuramoyl-L-alanine amidase produces MRKLLIALFTVVIVGCSSKAPLKDRGDYYTDSAFPSQSQNNRIRFLVFHYTAADDATSLKILTKGEVSAHYLVPSLPKRKDGKPIILQLVPEENRAWHAGVSHWNGRSNINDSSIGIEIVNKGFTEDMLGHQVWYPFNEQQISAIAVLAKDIIKRNNITLDNVIAHSDIAPLRKSDPGKLFPWQRLAEMGIGVWPNKETVEQYLAGRSPDTPADVLTIQKALSQYGYDEIPQSGILDEKTRKTISAFQMHFRQRDISGKADAETESIAKALIEKYRSNKT; encoded by the coding sequence ATGAGAAAGTTGCTTATTGCATTATTTACAGTAGTAATAGTAGGGTGTTCTTCCAAAGCACCGCTCAAAGATAGAGGTGACTATTATACTGACAGTGCTTTTCCCTCTCAAAGCCAAAATAATCGGATCAGGTTTTTAGTATTCCACTATACCGCAGCGGATGATGCGACGTCGTTAAAGATCCTGACCAAAGGAGAAGTCAGCGCTCATTATCTTGTCCCTAGCCTTCCTAAACGTAAAGATGGTAAACCAATTATATTACAACTTGTTCCAGAGGAAAATAGAGCATGGCATGCTGGCGTCAGCCATTGGAATGGCCGGAGTAATATTAATGATAGCTCAATTGGCATAGAAATCGTCAACAAAGGGTTTACTGAAGATATGCTAGGGCATCAAGTTTGGTATCCTTTTAATGAACAGCAGATTTCAGCGATTGCAGTACTTGCTAAAGATATAATTAAAAGAAATAATATTACCCTTGATAATGTTATTGCGCATAGTGATATTGCACCATTAAGGAAAAGTGACCCGGGGAAATTATTCCCATGGCAGAGATTAGCAGAAATGGGAATAGGAGTTTGGCCCAATAAAGAGACGGTTGAACAATATCTTGCTGGCAGATCGCCTGATACTCCCGCTGATGTGCTTACAATCCAAAAAGCTCTAAGTCAATATGGATATGATGAAATCCCTCAGTCTGGGATATTGGATGAAAAAACGCGTAAAACCATTAGCGCATTCCAGATGCATTTCAGACAGCGTGATATCAGTGGCAAAGCAGATGCAGAAACCGAATCGATTGCCAAAGCGCTAATAGAAAAGTATCGGAGTAATAAAACCTGA
- a CDS encoding acyl-homoserine-lactone synthase, which translates to MLELFDVSYDELKVTHSNELYRLRKKTFSDRLRWDVVCNVDLEFDEFDNPDTRYILGLYNGQLVCSVRFIGLEQPNMITHTFRACFDTVPLPLNGIESSRFFVDKDRARQLLGGRYPVSQVLFLAMINWARHNERNGIHTIVSRPMQTILKRSGWQIKTLKEAFLSERERIYLVFLPTGAEDRDQMASGLISEYGYPAESVITWPLSL; encoded by the coding sequence ATGCTTGAACTGTTTGATGTCAGCTATGATGAGCTGAAGGTGACGCACTCGAATGAACTTTATCGGTTGAGAAAAAAAACCTTCAGCGACCGGCTGAGATGGGATGTAGTGTGCAACGTCGACTTGGAATTTGATGAATTTGATAATCCCGACACGCGCTATATTCTTGGTTTGTACAATGGACAACTGGTGTGCAGTGTGCGCTTTATTGGCCTTGAACAGCCCAATATGATAACTCACACGTTTCGTGCTTGTTTTGACACCGTTCCGCTTCCTCTCAACGGTATAGAATCGAGCCGTTTCTTTGTCGATAAAGACCGGGCGCGGCAACTCCTAGGGGGGCGCTATCCGGTCAGCCAGGTTTTGTTTCTTGCCATGATTAACTGGGCTCGCCACAACGAACGCAACGGTATTCACACTATTGTAAGTCGCCCGATGCAGACAATACTGAAACGTTCAGGATGGCAAATCAAGACGCTTAAAGAAGCCTTCCTCAGCGAGCGAGAGCGTATCTATCTGGTATTTTTGCCGACAGGAGCAGAGGATCGGGATCAGATGGCATCAGGGCTCATCAGCGAATACGGCTACCCTGCGGAGTCAGTTATTACTTGGCCGCTGTCGCTGTGA
- a CDS encoding helix-turn-helix transcriptional regulator, with protein MFSAFNENQTITETLREYIDRKLSSFGRLEYAYTVVSKKNPSDVLIISTYPDEWVELYRTNNFQLTDPVILTAFRRTSPFAWDENITLMSDLKFTKIFSLAKHYNIVNGFTFVLHDHMNNLALLSAIIDNNEQGELEARLTSERGAIQILLIDINEQMYRLAGASSSGRQRHHMDRVKPIFTPRENEVLYWSSMGKTYGEIAAIAGISMSTVKFHMGNIVSKLGVSNARQAIRLSVELELITATAAK; from the coding sequence ATGTTTTCTGCCTTCAATGAAAATCAGACCATAACGGAAACGCTCCGGGAGTATATAGATAGAAAGTTGTCCTCATTTGGCAGACTGGAATACGCTTATACGGTCGTCAGCAAAAAAAATCCGTCAGATGTACTCATTATTTCCACTTATCCTGATGAATGGGTTGAGCTCTACCGCACCAACAATTTTCAACTCACTGATCCTGTGATATTGACCGCGTTCAGGCGTACATCTCCTTTTGCATGGGACGAAAATATTACACTGATGTCCGACCTGAAGTTCACCAAGATATTTTCCCTCGCTAAGCATTACAATATCGTCAACGGCTTCACTTTTGTGTTGCATGATCATATGAATAACCTCGCGTTGTTGTCGGCCATCATTGACAACAACGAACAAGGGGAATTGGAAGCACGGCTCACGTCTGAGCGTGGGGCCATACAGATATTACTGATCGATATTAATGAACAGATGTATCGCCTTGCCGGCGCAAGCTCATCCGGTAGGCAAAGACATCATATGGATAGGGTAAAACCCATTTTTACCCCGCGGGAGAACGAAGTGCTGTATTGGTCCAGCATGGGAAAAACCTATGGTGAGATTGCCGCCATCGCAGGTATTTCCATGAGTACGGTGAAGTTTCATATGGGCAATATTGTCTCCAAGCTGGGCGTCAGCAACGCCCGCCAGGCGATCCGGCTGAGTGTCGAGCTGGAGCTTATCACAGCGACAGCGGCCAAGTAA
- a CDS encoding EndoU domain-containing protein has protein sequence MDRHTSTGRIARQSGIKDLFPESISPTQIENAVKEAYSNIKVRRSQGDRVLGTGVAGGMIIEMWVNKATKVIETAYPKRMR, from the coding sequence TTGGATAGGCATACATCTACGGGTAGGATAGCAAGGCAGAGTGGTATAAAAGACTTATTCCCTGAAAGTATATCTCCAACACAAATTGAAAATGCAGTTAAAGAGGCATATTCAAATATTAAAGTTAGACGATCCCAAGGTGATCGTGTATTGGGAACCGGCGTCGCGGGGGGGATGATAATAGAAATGTGGGTAAACAAAGCGACTAAAGTCATTGAGACCGCTTATCCCAAGAGGATGAGATGA
- a CDS encoding RHS repeat-associated core domain-containing protein, with the protein MRFQGQYYDQESGLHYNRYRYYDPHTAAFISQDPIGLLGGINLYQYAPNPLSWIDPLGLSCGPTRRTRSKPVNLPA; encoded by the coding sequence CTGCGCTTTCAGGGGCAGTATTACGATCAAGAGAGCGGTTTACATTACAACCGTTATCGGTATTATGATCCGCACACCGCGGCGTTTATCAGTCAGGATCCGATAGGGCTGTTGGGTGGGATAAACCTGTATCAGTATGCGCCGAATCCGCTAAGTTGGATCGATCCACTTGGATTGAGTTGTGGGCCGACGAGAAGGACGAGAAGTAAGCCTGTTAATCTGCCAGCCTGA
- a CDS encoding RHS domain-containing protein — MEQQLIQVHQKGTVTHYGYNGLGRRVTKQGTENSQVFFWQRNHLTAEASSATPLPESASVYDLQAPHQRKQRIKQLLPTIREYVYLPGSYQPLALITEETDNRTSYWYECDPNGAPIRLIDTQSTLVWHQQHGVWGEPGPQRANTVKTRCAFRGSITIKRAVYITTVIGIMIRTPRRLSVRIR, encoded by the coding sequence GTGGAGCAGCAGCTCATCCAGGTACACCAGAAAGGCACGGTGACTCACTACGGCTACAATGGTCTGGGCAGACGCGTTACCAAACAGGGAACAGAAAACAGTCAGGTGTTTTTCTGGCAGAGAAATCACTTGACTGCCGAAGCCAGCTCTGCAACTCCGCTACCTGAATCGGCATCCGTGTACGATCTCCAGGCCCCGCATCAGCGTAAACAGCGGATAAAACAGCTGCTGCCCACCATCAGGGAATACGTTTACCTGCCGGGCAGCTATCAACCTTTGGCGCTAATCACGGAAGAAACAGATAACCGAACCAGTTACTGGTATGAATGCGATCCGAACGGTGCACCGATAAGACTGATTGATACACAGAGCACCCTGGTCTGGCATCAGCAGCATGGCGTATGGGGCGAGCCCGGCCCACAACGCGCCAATACCGTAAAAACCCGCTGCGCTTTCAGGGGCAGTATTACGATCAAGAGAGCGGTTTACATTACAACCGTTATCGGTATTATGATCCGCACACCGCGGCGTTTATCAGTCAGGATCCGATAG
- a CDS encoding RHS repeat-associated core domain-containing protein, protein MAHASSHFDPQLGLDLHFYLTSPVPIPTPHIGIVFDIPDYLPIIGGTIDVNGRKRTTAGTGGKCMHIPVAGAWLPPQGFPMGPQSDDELFMGSKTVSADGDPFSRIGVPALSCNVVGMFPPFRTRKKFKVKPKSLEMPLSFNVAIPNNVIVGGPLTVNWIALGMKAFFKGFQRFKKSNLYQKAMDKFKAVRQKLFKNMDSGFWKCNVFRAEPVDIRDGSVYVQHLDFTLPGRFPLVWARTYRSSGEETVSGVCGQRWLTPADTTLSWHPDEGVGFYRAAGGLSVLGELPALPGEQHAVPIFPAGYLWYTENDNGTVTWTATDDKQTYSHFTTPRTFSESAWECPISAMGDGSGNGWQFVRNEPGMLVSIHEITHRGPTGREIHAETSQGMLLSLSFQDPHEKRYRPLTRYEYDQAGYLSQETDAEGYPRHYRYHQGYMTAHTDRLGLSFYYDYDKQWRVVHAWGDQGLYDYRFVWHDHLNETEVTNSLGNTSRIRFSSDGLPVSETDPAGHITTFLYNESGLPVQVSLSSGAAWQWEYDDYGQMTVEISPSGTCETFTRDPAGHLTSRTDGEGNVWQYEHDRHGNLIKENDPTGLEKQYHYNEYGQLTESRAADLPGTQARYDEFGFVCTLTSPGITPLRFEHDSMGHLVAETDSNGVITRYFRDRKNRLVAQQRQGLMALRISWDREDQPVLYQDDGGRETRLEYSGTGMLSRCVTPDGHQVRYHYDTEEQLVGVSNPNGQRWTLVRDARGLIVEERDYWGQSTHYAYSADGLLTQRTDPLGQVLRYRYSPDGALTEKLPATGDIPLTRYDYDRRGLLTQCDNAHRKLSWEYDAAGRVLTEIQDGFRLEHHYNQHGQYIKRTSNAGHQVCWGYNAFAQPAWLQLNQDKPVTLGWDECGRLARQGLSETLVKEFQYDAHHRLTSQSLVNAEQPLFSTQYRWDRDGNITERQDSLDGARRFTYDPMGKLLAATQPDGHILNFITDAAGNHLATSVRSVSDEPGGWFREGMRGTTRYVYDRAGNLRQRRNLTQPDSRQDLVWDAENQLIQVHQKGTVTYYGYDGLGRRVTKQGAEGSQVFFWQGNHFIAEARSEIPLPLSTSVYDLQAPHQRKLLIKQLLPAIREYVYLPGSYQPLALITEETDNRTSYWYECDPNGAPIRLTDTQGTLVWHQQHGVWGEPGPQRANTVENPLRFQGQYYDQESGLHYNRYRYYDPHTAAFISQDPIGLLGGLNPYQYAPNPLGWIDPLGLTSSPCGPTGRSRNRTPDKVQGKPNSEQQALIDMARMDSKRISQGKGPVTAKDADTYIELANQLGIPVRAKPNDLSGAHGYGPVPPGPTASHIHINGEHIPVPPGYTPPSSAIIIR, encoded by the coding sequence ATGGCTCATGCAAGCTCACACTTTGATCCGCAACTAGGTCTGGATTTGCATTTCTATCTGACCAGCCCTGTGCCGATACCGACGCCGCACATCGGCATTGTCTTTGATATTCCCGATTATCTGCCGATTATCGGTGGCACCATTGATGTGAACGGGCGCAAGCGCACTACCGCAGGAACCGGTGGCAAATGTATGCATATCCCCGTGGCAGGTGCCTGGCTGCCTCCGCAGGGATTCCCGATGGGCCCCCAGAGCGATGACGAACTGTTCATGGGTAGCAAAACCGTTTCTGCCGATGGCGACCCGTTCAGCCGCATCGGCGTTCCGGCCCTGAGCTGCAACGTGGTGGGGATGTTCCCCCCCTTCCGTACACGCAAGAAATTTAAAGTAAAACCCAAATCGCTGGAAATGCCCCTAAGCTTCAACGTTGCTATCCCCAATAATGTCATCGTTGGCGGCCCATTGACCGTCAACTGGATAGCGCTGGGGATGAAGGCTTTTTTTAAGGGCTTTCAACGCTTTAAAAAAAGCAACCTCTACCAAAAGGCGATGGACAAATTCAAGGCTGTGCGACAAAAGCTGTTTAAAAACATGGATTCGGGGTTCTGGAAATGTAATGTGTTCCGCGCAGAACCCGTCGATATCCGCGACGGCAGCGTGTATGTACAGCATCTGGATTTTACCCTGCCCGGGCGATTTCCACTGGTGTGGGCACGCACTTACCGTTCATCCGGCGAAGAAACTGTATCAGGGGTTTGCGGGCAACGCTGGCTGACACCGGCAGATACCACCCTCAGTTGGCACCCTGACGAAGGCGTTGGATTTTACCGTGCTGCCGGTGGGTTGAGCGTGTTAGGTGAACTTCCTGCTCTCCCCGGCGAGCAGCATGCGGTACCCATTTTTCCCGCGGGCTATCTCTGGTATACGGAAAACGACAACGGGACGGTGACCTGGACGGCCACTGATGATAAACAGACCTACTCCCATTTCACCACACCACGCACATTTTCTGAATCTGCCTGGGAATGCCCCATCAGCGCCATGGGTGATGGCTCAGGCAACGGCTGGCAGTTTGTTCGCAATGAACCGGGAATGCTCGTCAGCATTCATGAAATCACGCACCGTGGGCCTACGGGGCGTGAAATACATGCTGAAACGTCTCAGGGGATGCTCCTCTCCCTGTCTTTCCAAGACCCGCATGAAAAACGCTACCGCCCGCTGACCCGCTACGAATACGACCAGGCCGGTTACCTGAGCCAGGAAACCGATGCGGAAGGGTACCCCCGGCATTATCGCTACCATCAGGGCTATATGACCGCACATACCGACCGGCTCGGGCTGTCGTTTTATTACGATTACGATAAGCAATGGCGCGTTGTTCATGCCTGGGGCGACCAAGGGCTGTATGACTACCGTTTTGTCTGGCACGACCACCTCAATGAAACCGAAGTCACCAACTCACTCGGCAACACGTCCCGTATCCGTTTCAGCAGCGATGGTCTACCGGTAAGTGAAACCGACCCGGCAGGCCACATCACCACGTTCCTGTATAACGAAAGCGGCCTGCCCGTTCAGGTTTCCCTCTCCTCTGGTGCTGCATGGCAGTGGGAATATGATGACTACGGCCAGATGACGGTGGAGATTTCGCCTTCAGGCACCTGTGAAACATTCACCCGTGACCCGGCAGGCCACCTTACCAGCAGAACAGATGGCGAAGGTAACGTCTGGCAATATGAACATGACCGCCACGGCAATCTGATTAAGGAAAACGACCCAACCGGCCTTGAAAAACAATACCACTACAATGAATACGGCCAGTTAACGGAAAGCCGTGCTGCTGATTTGCCGGGTACTCAGGCCCGTTATGATGAATTCGGCTTTGTTTGCACACTCACTTCACCTGGTATCACCCCCCTACGGTTTGAACATGACAGTATGGGGCATCTTGTGGCTGAGACGGACAGCAATGGCGTTATCACCCGCTATTTCCGTGACAGAAAAAACCGCCTGGTCGCACAGCAACGCCAAGGGTTGATGGCCCTGCGCATCAGTTGGGACCGGGAAGACCAACCTGTTTTGTATCAGGACGACGGTGGCCGGGAAACCCGCCTGGAATACAGCGGCACCGGGATGCTGTCGCGTTGTGTCACGCCAGACGGCCATCAAGTCCGCTACCACTATGACACTGAAGAACAGCTTGTCGGCGTGAGTAACCCGAATGGGCAGCGCTGGACGCTGGTGCGTGACGCCCGCGGGCTGATTGTGGAAGAACGGGATTACTGGGGGCAGAGTACCCATTACGCCTATTCCGCCGATGGCTTGCTGACCCAACGCACAGATCCACTCGGCCAAGTATTACGCTATCGGTACAGTCCAGATGGCGCGCTGACGGAGAAACTGCCGGCAACCGGCGACATTCCACTGACTCGATATGACTACGACCGGCGCGGGCTACTGACGCAGTGCGACAATGCGCACCGGAAACTGTCATGGGAATACGATGCCGCCGGGCGTGTTTTGACGGAGATTCAGGATGGCTTCCGCCTGGAGCACCACTACAACCAGCACGGTCAATACATCAAGCGCACCAGTAACGCGGGTCATCAGGTTTGCTGGGGCTACAACGCTTTTGCTCAACCAGCATGGCTTCAACTGAATCAGGATAAACCGGTCACGCTTGGGTGGGATGAATGTGGCCGTCTGGCTCGCCAAGGGTTGAGCGAGACACTGGTCAAGGAGTTCCAATATGACGCCCACCACCGATTAACGTCACAATCGCTGGTCAATGCCGAACAGCCCCTGTTCAGCACCCAGTACCGCTGGGACAGGGACGGCAATATCACCGAACGGCAGGACAGCCTGGACGGTGCCCGCCGCTTCACTTACGATCCGATGGGTAAACTGCTGGCCGCAACACAGCCTGACGGCCATATTCTGAATTTTATCACCGATGCGGCGGGCAACCACTTGGCCACCAGCGTCAGATCGGTCAGCGATGAACCCGGCGGCTGGTTCCGCGAAGGAATGCGTGGGACAACCCGCTATGTCTATGACCGGGCGGGCAACCTTCGCCAGCGCCGCAACCTGACCCAGCCGGACAGCAGGCAAGACCTGGTCTGGGATGCAGAGAACCAGCTTATCCAGGTACACCAGAAAGGCACGGTGACCTACTACGGCTACGATGGCCTGGGAAGGCGCGTCACAAAACAAGGGGCAGAAGGGAGCCAGGTATTCTTCTGGCAGGGAAACCATTTTATTGCCGAGGCCCGGTCTGAAATCCCGCTACCGCTCTCCACCTCGGTGTACGACCTCCAGGCCCCGCATCAGCGTAAACTGCTGATAAAACAACTGCTGCCCGCCATCAGGGAATACGTTTACCTGCCGGGCAGCTATCAACCTTTGGCGCTAATCACGGAGGAAACAGATAACCGAACCAGTTACTGGTATGAATGCGATCCGAACGGTGCACCGATAAGACTGACTGATACACAGGGCACCCTGGTCTGGCATCAGCAGCATGGCGTATGGGGGGAGCCCGGCCCACAACGCGCCAATACCGTAGAAAACCCGCTGCGCTTTCAGGGGCAGTATTACGATCAAGAGAGCGGTTTACATTACAACCGTTATCGGTATTATGATCCGCACACCGCAGCGTTTATCAGTCAGGATCCGATAGGGCTGTTGGGGGGATTGAACCCTTATCAGTATGCGCCGAATCCGTTGGGGTGGATTGATCCGCTGGGGTTAACGTCTTCTCCATGTGGGCCTACAGGTCGAAGTAGAAATAGAACTCCAGATAAAGTCCAAGGTAAACCTAATTCAGAACAACAAGCCTTAATAGATATGGCTAGAATGGATTCCAAGAGAATTTCTCAAGGGAAAGGTCCAGTAACAGCCAAAGATGCAGATACCTATATAGAACTTGCGAATCAGCTTGGTATTCCGGTTAGAGCAAAACCCAATGATCTTAGTGGTGCACATGGGTATGGCCCAGTTCCCCCTGGTCCGACTGCTTCTCATATACATATTAATGGTGAACATATCCCGGTACCTCCAGGTTATACTCCACCTAGCAGCGCCATTATAATAAGGTAA